A portion of the Heptranchias perlo isolate sHepPer1 unplaced genomic scaffold, sHepPer1.hap1 HAP1_SCAFFOLD_64, whole genome shotgun sequence genome contains these proteins:
- the LOC137318034 gene encoding histone H1-like, which produces TAPPAAAAAPPKAPKKKKAVPRPKTTGPPLGEQILKIVGDCKDRKGISLAAIKKVLAAKGLDVEKHRSQIKLSIKRNVEKGSLVQIKGTGASGSFRVAQKETQAKVGKKVKKQVTKKSPGKKPAAKKTAVKKLTAKKPAVKKPAVKKSTTKKAAKSPIKKKAAAKKPKTPKPVKAKKVEKPRAKPKPKSAKPKKAAGKKK; this is translated from the coding sequence acggctcctcctgccgccgccgccgctccacccaaggctccgaagaagaagaaggcggttccccgacccaagaccaccggtcccccgttgggcgaacagatcctcaagattgtgggggattgcaaggatcgcaaggggatatccctggccgcgataaagaaggttctggctgccaaaggcctggatgtggagaagcaccgGTCCCAGAttaaattaagtatcaagagaaatgtggaaaaaggctccctggtgcagatcaaaggcacgggcgcctcgggctccttcagagtcgctcagaaggaaacccaggcaaaagtgggaaagaaggtgaagaaacaagtgaccaagaaatctcccggaaagaaaccagcggccaaaaaaacagccgtcaagaaattaacggccaagaaaccagcggtcaagaaaccagcggtcaagaaatcgaccacgaaaaaggcggcgaaatcaccaattaagaagaaagcggcggctaagaagcccaagacccccaagccggtgaaggcgaagaaggtggaaaaaccgagggccaagcccaagccgaagtcagcaaagcctaagaaagcagcgggcaaaaagaagtaa